From a region of the Burkholderia sp. PAMC 26561 genome:
- a CDS encoding BtpA/SgcQ family protein gives MSHKLVLNEKPNAIATLFGRKKAVIGMLHCLPLPGSARYDGERMEDIIAFSCNEARLLVEGGVDGLMVENHGDIPFSKPDSIGPETVAAMTMITEAVKRTVKCPVGINVLANGAIQALAIAKAASASFIRVNQWANAYVANEGIVEGPAAQATRYRSWLHARDIKIFADVHVKHGAHAITGDRSIPELARDVEFFDADAAVATGQRTGDSAQLDELAAIGKGTSLPVVVGSGVTPANIGDMFSIADAVIVASFLKKDGLWWNDVDRDRVHEFMAAANKARS, from the coding sequence ATGTCGCACAAGCTCGTTTTGAATGAAAAACCCAATGCCATCGCCACGCTGTTCGGCCGCAAGAAAGCGGTCATCGGCATGCTTCATTGTCTTCCGCTGCCCGGCTCCGCGCGCTACGACGGAGAGCGGATGGAGGACATCATCGCCTTCTCATGCAACGAAGCGCGTCTGCTCGTGGAAGGTGGCGTCGACGGACTGATGGTCGAGAACCACGGCGATATTCCGTTCAGCAAGCCGGACAGTATCGGCCCGGAAACGGTTGCGGCAATGACCATGATTACCGAAGCCGTCAAACGCACGGTGAAATGCCCTGTCGGCATCAACGTGCTCGCGAACGGCGCAATCCAGGCGCTTGCAATTGCCAAGGCGGCGTCGGCGTCGTTCATTCGTGTGAACCAGTGGGCGAACGCATACGTGGCCAATGAGGGCATTGTCGAGGGTCCCGCCGCGCAGGCGACACGTTACCGCTCGTGGCTGCATGCAAGGGACATCAAGATCTTCGCCGACGTCCACGTGAAGCACGGCGCGCACGCCATCACGGGCGACCGCTCGATCCCCGAACTCGCTCGCGACGTGGAATTCTTCGATGCCGACGCAGCCGTGGCGACGGGCCAGCGAACGGGCGACTCCGCGCAACTCGATGAACTCGCGGCTATCGGCAAGGGAACGTCGCTGCCCGTGGTCGTTGGATCGGGCGTCACGCCGGCGAACATTGGCGACATGTTTTCCATTGCCGATGCCGTCATCGTTGCGAGCTTCCTCAAGAAAGACGGGCTGTGGTGGAACGACGTCGATCGAGATCGCGTGCATGAATTCATGGCCGCTGCAAACAAGGCCCGTTCATGA
- a CDS encoding TenA family protein gives MMELQSHSNQLREKNLALWNEMQAHAFVEDIKNDSLAKNVFHNYLRYEHLFVETAITIFGYALVKAPDLGRKRWLSGVLHALSTEQIPYFEAVFDALDVRPVSDLDTLPARVVAFNSGMLEIAANGSYHDVVVAMMCAEWMYAEWCQAAARAHIADPNVRAWVLLHTDIAFLNQAAWLKNEIDTLPAAKFDFGRANEIFSKALSLEIGFHSAAYE, from the coding sequence ATGATGGAGCTTCAATCCCATTCAAACCAGTTGCGAGAAAAGAACCTGGCCCTTTGGAACGAGATGCAGGCGCATGCGTTCGTCGAAGACATCAAGAACGATTCGCTTGCAAAAAACGTGTTTCACAACTATCTTCGATACGAACATTTGTTTGTCGAAACCGCCATCACGATCTTTGGCTACGCGCTCGTCAAGGCGCCGGATCTCGGCAGGAAGCGTTGGCTTTCGGGCGTGCTGCACGCTTTATCGACTGAGCAGATTCCTTATTTCGAAGCCGTGTTCGACGCACTGGATGTGCGTCCTGTTTCGGACCTCGATACCCTGCCCGCCCGCGTTGTTGCATTCAACTCCGGCATGCTCGAGATCGCGGCAAACGGGTCTTACCACGACGTCGTCGTCGCGATGATGTGCGCCGAGTGGATGTACGCCGAGTGGTGCCAAGCGGCGGCGCGCGCTCACATCGCGGATCCAAACGTCAGGGCCTGGGTCCTGCTGCACACCGACATCGCCTTCCTCAATCAAGCCGCGTGGCTCAAGAACGAGATCGACACCCTCCCTGCCGCCAAGTTCGATTTCGGGCGTGCAAACGAGATCTTCTCCAAAGCCCTTTCGCTTGAAATCGGCTTCCACAGCGCCGCGTACGAATAG